GACTTCCATGCTTCCTTGATGCGGTGCCACAGCGTGGGCTTGCGGCGCTGGCGAGGGAGGGAAGTGTCCTCAATGCGGCGCGGCGGGCGGCGGCGCTGTTGTTGACGGGTGTGCGACTCGGTCTGGCGCCATTGGCGATCTGCATCTGTGTGCTGGGAACGCGATGGGACGTGCCGGCGCCCGTTAGTGGGAAGCCGATTCGGTTCCCTCCGCGGCCGGTAGTGGGAATCCATGCGACCTCCGAAGAGAAATTAAGGGTTATAGGAAAGCTCTAGCTTACAACGCAGGGGTATGCATTCCCGGAATTGGCTCGGAAACAGGTGGTCAGGATAGGATTAGAGGGATTTAATTCGCTCTAATTAATGAGGTAAAAGATGTCTCTCAATGATGCTGCCAAGGCGGCAGCTGTCAAAAAGGTCACCTTGTTGGATGAATCCTTCTCTCGCTTCGCGGTGCGCTCCACCTTGGCCGGCGTGTACCTGTGCATCGGTACCGCATTTGCTGGTGTGGTTGGCCAAGCCGTCAATGGTGTAGCACCAGGCTTGGGTGCGGTGACCTTTGCTCTATTCTTTGGCCTCGGGCTCTTCGCCATTTTGATTCTGGGCGCGGATCTGGCCACGGGAAACATGATGTATATGGTCTATGCCGCAAGCAATAAGCAGGTCTCGTGGGGCAAAGCCTTCTACCTTTTGCTCATCACGACTCTCTTCAATCTGGTGGGCGCAGTCATCTTTGCGGCCATCATGGGTATGTCCGCAAAATTCGCTGACATGGATCCTTCGCATCTGTTGGTCACCCTTTCTGAGGGGAAGCTGACCAAGTCCCCGCAGGGAATGCTGGTAGAGGGAATCGCGGCGAACTTTGTGGTCAATATGGGCATCGTCGGCGCCATCTTTGCTAAGGACATTGTCTCTAAGTTCTTCGTCATCATTCCGATTATTGGCGCCTTTGTTGGCCTGGGCCTGGAGCACGTAATTGCGAACTTCTGCCTGTTTAGTCTCACCCTCTTTGGATCCGATCCGTTGCCTGCAACACTGACTGTGGGCAATGTGGCGCTCAATTGGATCCTGGTGTGGATCGGCAATTTGATTGGCGGCGGTCTGCTGATTGGCGGCGTATACGCCTGGCTTAACCGTGGGCCGGAGGCTTACCGCGACTAGGCGAGCTCGCCGGAATACAGATTAAAGCGGTCGCCGCGAGCGAAGCCGACGAGCGCCATCCCGGTTTCGCGGGCCGTCTCTACGGCCAGGGAGGAGGCGGCGCTGACGGCAACGAGCATGCCGAATCCGGCCATCGCGGCCTTTTGGACGAGCTCGAAGCTGGCGCGGGAGCTCATCACCAAAATGAGGTCATCTGCGGGGAGTCGGTCTTCTAATAGGAGGTGGCCGATGACCTTATCCGCGGCATTGTGGCGGCCGATATCCTCGCGTATGACTACCGGTTCACCGTCCAAGGTGAAGGCACCGGCGGCGTGAATGCCGCCGGTCTTTTTAAATTGCTTCTGCTCGGCCCGGAGCCTATCTGGCAGCTTGGCGACGACATAGGGGTCCACTGGTATATGCGGAATCGGGTAGCGGGTTTGTTTGGTCAAGGCCTCGATAGAAGAGGTGCCGCATACGCCGCAGGCGGAAGTGGTGGTGGTTAGCCGCAGATCGCTCAGGTCCAGTACGTTCTTCTTCGCCAGATCGATGTCGAGCAGGTTGTAGGTATTCATGCCGTTGACGGTGGCGCCGGCGCAGTAGCGGGCCTCGGTGACGTCGCTAAGCGAAGCAATATGGCCCTCTGAATGCAAGAACCCATGCGCCAGCTCAATGTCATGGCCAGGGGTGCGCATGGTGGTGGTGATGGTCTGACCACCCACGCGGATCTCGAGGGGCTCCTCGCCGGCGACGGTATCGGCGCGGGTATCGACCTGCAGGCCATCTCCCAGGCGGACCTTGGTGACGGCAAAGGTAGAGTTCTTGCGGCCGGCCATTACTGCAGCTCCTGCTTCAAGACATCGATATTGCTGCGGGCTTCCTCTACATTGCTGGAGGCTAGACCCACGAGGAAGGCAGTAAGTGGGGCCGCGGGGCGGGAGCGATTGTGCGCAACGTCCTTGGTGAGGTCCAGGATCTCGCGGGTGAGTGCGGTTGCCTCCTGAGGATCGAGGCCGAGGTGACGGGCGGCTTCTTCGAGCCACTCGTGTGCGGATTGGATGGGGTCCTCGTGTGTTTGGCTCATCACCATCTCCTTATATACGTTCGTGCTGGTCTCGACTCTAATGAAGGCGCTAGATTATTTGGAAAACCGCAGGTTATGGCGTAGCATAGTACCTCGTGCTTGCGCCGAGGCGTCAGCGTGCCCCAATCATTGCGTATTTTGGCGCGCTGAGCTGCAGAAAGCGCCGAGCCGATGCAAGAACTGAACATCAACTTTGTTGTAGGCCCCTCGCCGTAGATAGCGGACCGTTGTCTGAATCAAAGGGTGGCGAGCGCCTTACGGTATTGACCGTAGGGAGCGTGAGTAGCCCGAAATCACACGGAGAACGCTTTGGTGAGCACGGGAACCGCAACGAGAAAGGTACACGGTCACTCATATGACTATGACTGATCCTATTGCCGACATGCTGTCGCGCGTGCGCAACGCAAGTAATGCGCACCATGACAC
The nucleotide sequence above comes from Corynebacterium tuberculostearicum. Encoded proteins:
- a CDS encoding formate/nitrite transporter family protein; protein product: MSLNDAAKAAAVKKVTLLDESFSRFAVRSTLAGVYLCIGTAFAGVVGQAVNGVAPGLGAVTFALFFGLGLFAILILGADLATGNMMYMVYAASNKQVSWGKAFYLLLITTLFNLVGAVIFAAIMGMSAKFADMDPSHLLVTLSEGKLTKSPQGMLVEGIAANFVVNMGIVGAIFAKDIVSKFFVIIPIIGAFVGLGLEHVIANFCLFSLTLFGSDPLPATLTVGNVALNWILVWIGNLIGGGLLIGGVYAWLNRGPEAYRD
- the fdhD gene encoding formate dehydrogenase accessory sulfurtransferase FdhD is translated as MAGRKNSTFAVTKVRLGDGLQVDTRADTVAGEEPLEIRVGGQTITTTMRTPGHDIELAHGFLHSEGHIASLSDVTEARYCAGATVNGMNTYNLLDIDLAKKNVLDLSDLRLTTTTSACGVCGTSSIEALTKQTRYPIPHIPVDPYVVAKLPDRLRAEQKQFKKTGGIHAAGAFTLDGEPVVIREDIGRHNAADKVIGHLLLEDRLPADDLILVMSSRASFELVQKAAMAGFGMLVAVSAASSLAVETARETGMALVGFARGDRFNLYSGELA
- a CDS encoding DUF6457 domain-containing protein yields the protein MSQTHEDPIQSAHEWLEEAARHLGLDPQEATALTREILDLTKDVAHNRSRPAAPLTAFLVGLASSNVEEARSNIDVLKQELQ